The Vicia villosa cultivar HV-30 ecotype Madison, WI linkage group LG1, Vvil1.0, whole genome shotgun sequence genome includes a region encoding these proteins:
- the LOC131601060 gene encoding hydroxyproline O-galactosyltransferase GALT3 encodes MVVVKSPKPNRKRFMLSCFISIFFLCILASINEFRFKNLPTFGRCSILSNQQQEQEQKQDIRILIGVLTLPDQYLRRHFLRVVYSTQTPENAKIDVKFVFCNLTKEDQKTIIALEIMRYNDIIILNCTENMNKGKTSSFFTSLPEIFNETVNGPNYPPYHYVMKADDDTYVRLNSLVNSLKPLPSEDLYYGFVIPCGSMDPFKHYMSGMGFLVSWDIVEWIHGSDIPKKHVEGPEDKVFGDWMRWGRRGLNRFNAKWSMYNYPDPPSVCSHELVSDTIAVHLLKNQEKWIRTLKFFNHTAPLKESNMYHI; translated from the coding sequence ATGGTGGTAGTCAAGTCTCCGAAACCAAACCGAAAACGTTTCATGCTCTCATGTTTCATATCAATCTTCTTCCTTTGCATATTAGCTTCCATTAACGAATTTCGCTTCAAGAATCTTCCAACATTCGGTCGATGTAGCATTCTCTcaaaccaacaacaagaacaagaacaaaaacaagatATCAGGATCCTCATCGGAGTCCTCACACTCCCCGACCAATACCTCCGACGACACTTCCTCCGTGTAGTATACAGTACACAAACCCCTGAAAATGCAAAAATCGACGTCAAATTCGTCTTCTGCAACCTCACAAAAGAAGATCAAAAAACAATAATCGCATTAGAAATCATGCGATACAACGACATTATAATTCTCAACTGCACAGAAAACATGAACAAAGGTAAAACCTCATCATTCTTCACAAGTTTACCAGAAATCTTCAATGAAACAGTGAATGGACCAAACTACCCTCCTTATCACTACGTCATGAAAGCGGACGATGACACCTACGTGAGACTCAACAGTTTGGTAAACTCGTTAAAACCGTTACCGAGTGAGGATTTATACTATGGATTCGTGATACCGTGTGGAAGCATGGACCCTTTCAAACACTACATGTCTGGGatggggtttttggtgtcatGGGATATTGTTGAGTGGATACATGGTTCTGATATTCCGAAGAAACACGTGGAGGGTCCGGAAGATAAGGTGTTTGGGGATTGGATGAGATGGGGTCGTAGAGGATTGAATAGGTTTAATGCGAAATGGTCTATGTATAATTATCCTGATCCACCTTCTGTTTGTAGTCATGAGCTTGTGAGCGATACTATTGCTGTTCatttgttgaagaatcaagagaagtGGATAAGGACATTGAAGTTTTTTAATCATACTGCTCCTTTGAAGGAATCGAACATGTATCATATCTGA